From Methanosarcina lacustris Z-7289, one genomic window encodes:
- the iscB gene encoding RNA-guided endonuclease IscB, protein MKVFVKNQYNKPLMPTTPRKARILLKSGKAEVVQRLPFTIKLLYPTGNATQDITLGIDTGFLNIGFSAVSDKEELISGEVKLLGGMPGRNEERAMYRRNRRGRLWHRKPGFDVNTNREGWLAPSIKHKLDSHIRFINKITDILPITKIVIEVANFDIQKIKNPDIKGRQYQEGEQKGYENLRAYILHRDNYRCQNPDCKNKQAQPELHVHHIQYRINGGPDRPDNLITLCSKCHTPKNHKGFLLTWKQKVRGFKDATFMNTVKWKLVEILKENHAVDVTYGYLTKEKRQAMELEKTHANDAFCIANGMNQVRHNPYEIRQIRRNNRSLSTFHDAKYIDSRDKSLKTGTELYSGRTTRNKQLNTENLRKYRQQRITKGKLVIRKNHYPVQPMDLVNYNGNLYYVMGTHSYGKRVILKDQIKKSGISVNSLKVEIIKHGKGFCWVDTSIPC, encoded by the coding sequence ATGAAAGTATTTGTCAAAAACCAATATAACAAACCACTGATGCCAACCACACCAAGAAAAGCAAGAATATTGCTTAAATCAGGTAAAGCAGAAGTGGTGCAGAGACTCCCATTCACAATTAAATTGCTTTATCCAACAGGAAATGCTACTCAGGATATAACCCTTGGAATAGATACTGGATTTCTCAACATCGGATTTTCAGCAGTTTCGGATAAAGAAGAGCTGATTTCAGGGGAAGTAAAACTCCTGGGTGGAATGCCAGGACGAAATGAAGAACGAGCAATGTACAGGAGGAATAGAAGAGGTCGATTATGGCATAGAAAACCAGGATTTGATGTAAATACCAACAGAGAAGGATGGCTTGCACCATCTATCAAACATAAACTCGATAGTCATATCAGATTCATCAACAAAATTACAGATATTCTACCGATTACGAAAATTGTAATTGAAGTTGCGAACTTTGATATTCAGAAAATCAAAAACCCAGATATCAAAGGCAGGCAATACCAGGAAGGAGAACAGAAAGGATACGAGAACCTTCGAGCTTACATCTTACATCGAGATAATTACAGGTGCCAGAATCCCGATTGCAAAAACAAACAAGCTCAGCCTGAATTGCATGTTCACCATATCCAGTACAGAATAAACGGCGGGCCTGATCGACCAGACAACCTGATAACACTCTGCAGCAAGTGTCATACTCCCAAAAATCACAAAGGATTCCTGTTAACATGGAAACAAAAAGTGAGAGGGTTTAAAGATGCCACATTCATGAATACAGTAAAATGGAAACTCGTTGAGATCCTAAAAGAAAATCACGCTGTAGATGTCACTTACGGATACCTGACTAAAGAAAAACGACAGGCAATGGAATTAGAAAAAACTCACGCAAACGACGCGTTCTGTATTGCAAATGGGATGAATCAGGTTAGACATAACCCATACGAAATCAGGCAAATTCGCAGAAATAATAGAAGTTTATCTACATTTCATGATGCTAAATACATAGATTCCAGAGACAAATCCCTCAAAACTGGTACAGAATTATATTCTGGAAGAACTACCAGAAATAAACAACTAAATACAGAAAACCTGAGAAAATACAGGCAGCAAAGAATAACAAAAGGAAAATTGGTCATACGAAAAAATCATTACCCTGTTCAACCAATGGACCTCGTTAATTACAACGGAAATCTGTACTATGTAATGGGAACTCATTCCTATGGGAAAAGGGTAATACTCAAAGACCAGATTAAGAAATCGGGTATATCAGTCAACAGTTTAAAAGTTGAAATTATAAAACACGGGAAAGGGTTCTGCTGGGTTGATACTTCAATACCGTGTTAA
- a CDS encoding 3-isopropylmalate dehydratase small subunit, with protein sequence MKGRAWKFGNDVDTDAVIPGRYLIFNTPEELAKYTFEGVRPDFARNVHENDIVVAGNNFGCGSSREHAPLALKGSKVSCVIAKSFARIFFRNAINIGVPVLECPDTDRIDDGDELEVDISTGVIQNKTKGETYQATPLPDFVREIVDAGGLIEYARKLVSER encoded by the coding sequence ATGAAAGGAAGAGCCTGGAAATTCGGAAATGACGTGGATACGGATGCAGTAATTCCCGGAAGGTACCTGATTTTCAATACCCCGGAAGAGCTTGCGAAGTATACATTTGAAGGCGTACGCCCTGATTTTGCAAGAAATGTTCATGAAAATGACATCGTGGTCGCAGGAAACAATTTCGGCTGCGGATCTTCGCGCGAACATGCGCCTCTTGCCCTTAAAGGGTCAAAGGTATCCTGTGTGATCGCAAAGTCTTTTGCAAGGATCTTTTTCAGGAATGCGATCAATATCGGAGTCCCGGTCCTTGAATGCCCGGACACGGACAGGATCGATGACGGAGATGAACTTGAAGTAGACATTTCAACAGGGGTCATTCAAAACAAAACAAAAGGAGAGACCTACCAGGCAACCCCCCTCCCGGATTTCGTCCGCGAGATCGTGGATGCGGGAGGGCTTATAGAGTATGCCCGGAAACTGGTCTCTGAACGCTGA
- a CDS encoding isocitrate/isopropylmalate dehydrogenase family protein, with translation MTQYKIPVLPGDGIGPEILAEGRKVIDAAGERFGFDVEWIEYPHGADHYLETGELISEETLKELSGYPAIYLGSIGDPRIAPGVLEKGILLTARFYFDQYINLRPIKLLEGVWTPIKDKTSKDIDFVVVRENTEDFYVGIGGRAKKGESKDLLEVKRTLYSAKFGLDIETDSEEIGYQIGLISKEGTKRVIEYAFDLAEKQKKHVSSVDKANVLSDIYGLWREEFSTVAEKHPGVTTDFNFVDAITMWFVKNPEWFDVVVTPNMFGDIITDLGAMIQGGLGLAPGGNINPNGTSMFEPIHGSAPKYKGLNKVNPIATIWAGAMLIEQLGEKEAADNIVSAIQRNIQDKKVKTYDMGGKSSTSDVGDDIARIIKGE, from the coding sequence ATGACGCAGTATAAGATTCCGGTCCTCCCCGGCGACGGGATAGGGCCAGAAATCCTCGCCGAAGGCAGAAAAGTAATTGACGCCGCAGGCGAGAGATTTGGGTTTGATGTAGAATGGATTGAATACCCGCATGGAGCGGATCACTACCTGGAAACAGGAGAGCTGATTTCGGAAGAGACCTTAAAAGAATTATCCGGCTACCCTGCCATTTACCTTGGCTCCATCGGAGACCCGAGGATTGCCCCCGGGGTTCTTGAAAAGGGAATCTTATTAACTGCGCGCTTTTACTTTGACCAGTACATCAACCTGCGCCCGATAAAACTCCTCGAAGGAGTCTGGACCCCAATCAAGGATAAGACCTCAAAAGACATCGACTTTGTCGTTGTCAGGGAAAACACCGAGGACTTTTACGTAGGAATCGGCGGCAGGGCAAAAAAAGGAGAGAGTAAAGACCTCCTTGAAGTCAAAAGGACACTTTACTCCGCAAAATTCGGCCTTGACATCGAGACCGACAGCGAAGAAATTGGGTACCAGATCGGCCTTATCTCCAAAGAAGGTACAAAAAGGGTTATCGAATACGCCTTCGACCTTGCCGAAAAACAGAAAAAACACGTCTCATCTGTTGATAAGGCAAACGTTCTTTCTGACATCTACGGCTTATGGAGAGAAGAGTTCAGCACGGTTGCTGAAAAGCACCCCGGAGTTACCACGGACTTCAACTTCGTCGACGCCATTACAATGTGGTTTGTGAAAAACCCTGAATGGTTCGATGTGGTCGTAACCCCGAACATGTTCGGAGACATCATAACCGACCTCGGCGCTATGATCCAGGGCGGCCTCGGCCTTGCCCCGGGCGGAAACATCAACCCGAACGGGACAAGCATGTTTGAGCCAATCCACGGTTCAGCCCCGAAATACAAAGGCCTGAACAAAGTCAACCCGATTGCCACAATCTGGGCAGGCGCAATGCTCATAGAACAGCTCGGAGAAAAGGAAGCTGCAGACAACATAGTCAGTGCAATCCAGAGAAATATCCAGGACAAAAAAGTCAAAACCTATGACATGGGCGGAAAGAGCAGCACCTCCGATGTCGGGGACGATATTGCAAGGATAATAAAGGGAGAATAA
- a CDS encoding ATP-binding protein: MPEGKNKEVRPAFGGKISGALRVLGNEENKGEGLLFLGNYMALDHSRGAAVYLDALKPHAVLICGKRGYGKSYTMGCMLEELAFLPPAIKEKLASLIIDTMGIFWTMSYPNASEAGKLKSWDLAPTGLDTEVFVPAGKVEAYKKRNIEVKPFSISIWELSGSQWCRVLRIEEVSPLGILLVRTIESLRERSEPYSFEDIISEIFLDTRSDSASKGAAENYFRAVKSWGLFSKEGTPISELISGGRTTVLDVSTLENENVCAAAVSILAGRLYSERLEARRAYEKKQMGEKSEGKEFPMVWFFIDEAHIFVPAGTESLASEVLINRCLRQGRQPGLSLVLATQRPASLHPDVVSQSDLLICHRLTSNDDILALETSRPLYMQESLRAYLKKMGSERGAALIIDDHSESVHMVRIRPRKSWHGGGEPSALEP, translated from the coding sequence ATGCCTGAAGGGAAAAATAAAGAGGTTAGACCTGCTTTTGGAGGAAAAATAAGCGGGGCATTGCGCGTTCTTGGTAATGAAGAAAATAAAGGAGAAGGGCTCCTGTTTCTTGGAAACTATATGGCACTTGACCATTCGAGGGGAGCCGCAGTTTATCTGGATGCCCTTAAACCTCATGCTGTTTTGATCTGCGGGAAAAGAGGATATGGGAAATCCTATACGATGGGGTGCATGCTGGAAGAACTTGCCTTTCTCCCTCCTGCCATTAAGGAAAAACTTGCCTCCCTTATCATCGATACTATGGGGATTTTCTGGACAATGAGCTATCCGAACGCTTCCGAAGCAGGAAAGCTAAAAAGCTGGGACCTTGCCCCCACAGGACTCGATACCGAGGTTTTCGTACCAGCAGGAAAGGTTGAAGCCTATAAGAAGCGAAACATAGAGGTAAAGCCCTTTTCGATTTCAATCTGGGAGCTCTCCGGAAGCCAGTGGTGCAGAGTTCTCAGGATTGAAGAGGTTTCTCCTCTTGGAATTCTGCTAGTAAGGACTATTGAATCCCTCCGGGAAAGAAGCGAACCATATTCTTTTGAAGACATTATCAGCGAGATATTCCTGGATACACGTTCGGATTCAGCATCAAAAGGAGCTGCTGAAAACTATTTCAGAGCTGTGAAGTCGTGGGGCCTGTTCTCAAAGGAAGGGACGCCGATATCAGAATTAATATCGGGAGGCAGGACAACAGTCCTTGATGTAAGCACCCTTGAAAACGAAAACGTTTGCGCTGCGGCAGTATCAATTCTTGCAGGCAGGCTTTATTCAGAAAGGCTTGAGGCAAGAAGAGCTTATGAAAAAAAGCAGATGGGAGAAAAGTCGGAAGGAAAAGAGTTCCCCATGGTCTGGTTTTTCATAGATGAGGCTCATATATTCGTTCCTGCAGGGACAGAAAGCCTTGCTTCGGAAGTGCTTATTAACCGCTGCCTCAGGCAGGGCAGGCAGCCTGGGCTCTCCCTTGTACTGGCAACCCAGAGACCTGCGAGCCTTCATCCTGATGTTGTCTCACAGAGCGACCTTCTAATCTGCCACCGCCTCACCTCAAATGATGATATCCTTGCCCTTGAAACATCGCGACCCCTTTATATGCAGGAAAGCCTCAGGGCATACCTGAAGAAAATGGGGAGTGAAAGGGGAGCTGCATTGATAATAGATGATCACTCCGAATCTGTCCATATGGTGCGCATCCGCCCGAGGAAGAGCTGGCACGGAGGAGGAGAGCCAAGTGCTCTTGAGCCCTGA
- a CDS encoding DUF190 domain-containing protein, translating into MEWSNDLPVVVEAVEDEEKIRDLIPKLREIVGKELMTMQAVKIL; encoded by the coding sequence CTGGAGTGGAGCAATGACCTTCCAGTGGTTGTAGAGGCTGTTGAAGATGAAGAAAAAATCAGAGATCTGATTCCTAAGCTGCGAGAAATTGTAGGAAAAGAGCTTATGACGATGCAGGCAGTGAAGATTCTTTGA
- a CDS encoding methyltransferase domain-containing protein, translating to MARRKQFEKPLHGDKESVRFATPEPIARYRAQRLRCKTLADISCGIGGQTIFFAQQCEFVYAVEIDPAKIEYAKQNCEVYGLNNVKFICGDALDPKVIEQIPTVDVVFSDPFRPAEEDERHVSSLEPGIPNVLSAYGEKTTNFAFEAPPQMPPERIPFDCEKEYISLEGQLNRLTLYFGGLKQYDRLAVALPAGEGLVPKNMPLPPIREAEKMKLCAYEPEPSVVAAGLLPELVESMMEMSGPIVGAFELFRVDKKRLLLTSDTLIKQAMIKHHYLVLRVIPFKPREINKFLKDRNVGSVVLRAGVKPEDYWEVRNEIEKGLEGKKTIHLFVKNGVAILCEVLFKV from the coding sequence GTGGCACGGAGAAAACAATTTGAAAAACCCCTGCACGGGGATAAGGAAAGCGTGCGCTTTGCAACCCCTGAGCCTATTGCCCGCTACAGGGCGCAGCGCCTTAGATGTAAGACTCTTGCTGATATCAGCTGCGGAATAGGAGGGCAAACCATCTTTTTTGCCCAGCAATGCGAATTTGTATATGCAGTGGAAATCGACCCCGCAAAAATTGAGTATGCAAAACAGAACTGCGAGGTGTACGGACTTAACAATGTGAAATTTATCTGCGGGGACGCTCTTGACCCGAAAGTCATCGAGCAGATCCCGACAGTAGATGTGGTTTTTTCAGACCCCTTCCGTCCGGCAGAAGAGGATGAGAGGCATGTCTCAAGCCTTGAGCCCGGAATCCCGAATGTGCTTTCGGCTTATGGGGAAAAGACAACAAATTTCGCCTTCGAAGCTCCCCCCCAGATGCCACCGGAAAGGATTCCCTTTGACTGCGAAAAAGAGTATATTTCCCTCGAAGGGCAGCTCAACCGCCTGACTCTCTACTTCGGCGGGTTAAAACAATATGACCGGCTTGCTGTGGCGCTCCCTGCAGGCGAAGGGCTGGTCCCAAAGAATATGCCGCTTCCGCCGATAAGGGAAGCAGAAAAGATGAAACTCTGCGCCTATGAACCCGAACCCTCGGTTGTTGCAGCAGGACTGCTGCCTGAACTTGTTGAATCCATGATGGAGATGTCAGGGCCCATTGTAGGGGCTTTCGAACTTTTCAGGGTTGACAAAAAGAGGCTTTTGCTGACCTCAGATACCCTGATAAAACAGGCCATGATCAAACATCACTACCTGGTCCTGAGGGTCATCCCCTTTAAACCCAGGGAAATCAATAAGTTCCTGAAGGACAGGAACGTCGGGAGTGTCGTGCTTCGGGCAGGCGTAAAACCCGAGGACTACTGGGAAGTCAGAAACGAAATCGAAAAAGGTCTTGAAGGGAAGAAAACCATACACCTCTTTGTAAAAAACGGCGTTGCAATCCTCTGTGAAGTGCTTTTTAAGGTCTGA
- a CDS encoding DUF190 domain-containing protein gives MVSALLRIYLKQNATYQGKSIHEAVLELLRDSNIRGATLLRGIEGYGTDGKIHTVNYPPLKWQACKCLS, from the coding sequence ATGGTATCCGCACTTCTCCGCATCTACCTGAAACAAAATGCAACCTACCAGGGTAAATCCATCCATGAAGCAGTCCTTGAACTTTTGCGCGATTCCAACATAAGAGGTGCAACCCTGCTCAGAGGAATCGAAGGTTACGGGACGGACGGAAAGATCCATACCGTCAACTACCCGCCACTAAAATGGCAGGCATGTAAATGCCTTAGTTGA
- a CDS encoding RNA-guided endonuclease TnpB family protein — protein MLQGNRFRIYPNKEQKALMEKHFGSCRFVYNKLLELKSLMYKKFRISLSEFELNNYLLVLKEIDPFLKEVNTQSLQQASRNLNSAFNHFFKDEFRYPQKKYKKDHHFSFQVPQHYSINFVTSQISLSKLGWIKVKMHRQLFKEMELENDIIEHDNNAEFLRTVTVSRTPTGKYYISILTEDGKKLPEKQEYTHATMVGVDVGINTFAACSNGEKIDNPRFLKASLQRLKFLQKEVSRKVIGSNNWKKAVRKLALIHEKISNQRNDFQHKVSNRLISENQAIAVETLNVKGMIKNHKLAQAISDSAWYSFVQKLMYKAEWVGKTIIKIGMFEPSSKNCNVCGYHNSELTLDIREWQCPECGTLHDRDINAAINIKKIAVGTTV, from the coding sequence ATGCTTCAAGGCAATAGATTCCGAATTTACCCTAATAAAGAGCAAAAAGCCCTTATGGAAAAACACTTTGGTAGCTGTCGTTTTGTCTATAATAAACTCCTTGAACTAAAATCGTTAATGTATAAAAAATTCAGAATAAGTCTATCAGAATTTGAACTTAATAATTACCTCTTAGTTTTGAAAGAAATAGACCCATTCTTAAAAGAAGTTAATACTCAATCCTTACAACAAGCCAGCAGAAATCTTAATTCTGCTTTCAATCATTTTTTTAAAGATGAATTTAGGTATCCTCAAAAGAAATACAAGAAAGATCATCATTTTTCCTTTCAAGTTCCTCAACACTATAGTATTAACTTTGTAACTTCCCAAATATCTTTGTCTAAGTTGGGTTGGATTAAAGTTAAGATGCATAGACAGCTTTTCAAGGAAATGGAACTGGAAAACGATATTATAGAACATGATAATAATGCTGAATTCCTGAGAACTGTAACTGTTTCCAGAACTCCTACAGGAAAATATTATATCAGTATTTTAACTGAGGATGGAAAAAAACTTCCTGAAAAACAAGAATATACTCATGCTACAATGGTAGGAGTAGATGTAGGGATTAATACTTTTGCCGCCTGTTCTAATGGGGAAAAAATAGATAACCCTAGATTCTTGAAAGCTTCATTACAGAGGTTGAAATTCTTACAAAAGGAAGTATCAAGGAAAGTAATAGGATCGAATAACTGGAAAAAAGCAGTAAGGAAATTGGCATTAATTCATGAGAAAATAAGTAACCAACGTAATGATTTTCAGCATAAAGTTTCAAATCGGTTAATAAGCGAAAACCAAGCAATAGCTGTTGAAACTTTAAATGTGAAGGGAATGATTAAAAACCACAAATTAGCGCAAGCAATATCAGATTCAGCATGGTACTCTTTTGTGCAGAAGTTAATGTATAAAGCTGAATGGGTTGGAAAAACAATAATAAAGATAGGAATGTTTGAACCTTCCTCTAAGAATTGTAATGTTTGTGGTTATCATAATTCCGAATTAACTTTAGATATTAGAGAGTGGCAATGTCCTGAATGTGGAACTTTGCATGATCGGGACATTAACGCCGCTATTAACATTAAGAAAATTGCTGTAGGGACTACAGTTTGA
- the recQ gene encoding DNA helicase RecQ — protein sequence MGIDYGVLRDSKNELESRVLMSARMHSVLRQYFGYTSFRPLQEEIIRDVLDQKDVFVLMPTGGGKSICYQLPALLLEGVTVVVSPLISLMKDQVDGLDANGIAAACMNSTQGAREIRDIKTAFLENRLKILYIAPERLMMPGTFAFLKKGKVSLFAIDEAHCISEWGHDFRPEYRKMKLLRDPKTGFPDVPVIALTATATDRVRKDIVSQLGLDIDPEKGPYVASFNRSNLYYEVRPKKDTFSEITDYLRRHRGEAGIVYCQSRNNVENLTKKLNLAGFRALPYHAGLSDSERSRNQEMFIKDDVDIIVATIAFGMGIDKSNVRFVIHYDLPRNLESYYQETGRGGRDGSPCECILFFSRGDRFKIEYFIAQKTNEKEKDISLVQLRQMVAYCEGNKCRRQTLMEYFGEEFPAACGNCDTCLRPKDTFDGTEAARKLIACIQELNQRFGTNYVIDVLTGSKNKKIKQNRHEKLKAHGSGKEFTKDQWKSLASELLNTGFLEVSGARYPLLKLNARSRKILRGSESVELVCPEGFMAGAEGSSVPPAHAGKIKGKDEDDIQFPMPLPPKIYSTASEVLKKATSGKLSKSGTEHDPILFERLKALRKQIALKKNLPPYIIFSDTSLKEMATKLPQSPEEFHSITGVGDHKLRKYGDDFLKEIRDYCNDYGLNPAEKAETSEDREIEPEKKRKAPKSPVRKSAFSELEIETEVIGIETPSPEAGKEKALETSSLKVPETSPAKAPPKIPTEVRRLPTKRARYLDMSIQDWPEADSSGSLNEIVPEGNSPGVVDGVPKKDFPDDFFENGSLEMGPAEEDSFTKDSCKPDYPGVDSLEMDSLEMDSFEVNSLEMGSFEIDSSEMGSSEIDLFEKASLEKTYSLYLQGLDIGEIAEIESLSVKNVYRQFERLILAGKVRKIEGLVPPERQQQIKTALEVLEVELASLLRARMGDNCPEEELKLIKALLLSKMLS from the coding sequence ATGGGCATTGATTACGGAGTATTGAGAGATAGTAAAAATGAGCTTGAGTCCAGGGTATTGATGTCTGCCAGAATGCACTCCGTACTCCGTCAGTACTTCGGATATACTTCTTTTCGTCCCCTGCAGGAGGAAATAATCAGGGATGTCCTGGACCAAAAAGACGTCTTTGTGCTCATGCCTACAGGAGGGGGTAAATCGATCTGCTACCAGTTGCCTGCCCTTCTTCTGGAAGGGGTCACTGTTGTCGTTTCTCCCCTGATTTCCCTGATGAAAGACCAGGTTGACGGGCTTGATGCAAATGGAATTGCAGCGGCCTGCATGAACAGTACCCAGGGTGCTAGAGAAATCCGGGATATTAAAACAGCTTTTCTGGAAAACAGGTTGAAGATCCTTTATATTGCACCTGAGAGGCTCATGATGCCCGGAACATTTGCTTTCCTGAAGAAAGGGAAGGTTAGCCTTTTTGCAATCGACGAGGCGCACTGCATTTCCGAGTGGGGCCATGACTTCCGGCCTGAGTACAGGAAAATGAAACTCCTGAGGGACCCGAAGACCGGCTTTCCTGATGTGCCGGTTATTGCACTCACGGCTACAGCCACCGACAGGGTCCGAAAAGACATCGTATCTCAGCTCGGACTTGATATTGATCCGGAAAAAGGTCCTTATGTTGCCAGCTTTAACCGGAGCAACCTTTACTACGAGGTCAGGCCAAAAAAAGATACTTTCTCAGAGATTACTGACTACCTGCGCAGGCATAGGGGAGAAGCCGGAATAGTCTACTGCCAGAGCCGGAATAACGTGGAAAACCTGACAAAAAAGCTGAATCTTGCCGGGTTCAGGGCTCTTCCCTATCATGCCGGACTTTCAGATTCCGAACGTTCCCGAAACCAGGAGATGTTCATAAAAGATGATGTTGACATCATAGTAGCTACAATTGCTTTTGGGATGGGGATTGACAAGTCCAATGTGCGTTTTGTAATACATTACGACCTTCCCCGGAATCTTGAAAGTTATTACCAGGAAACAGGGCGAGGAGGTAGGGACGGCAGCCCATGTGAATGCATCCTTTTTTTCAGCAGGGGAGACCGTTTTAAAATTGAGTACTTCATCGCACAGAAAACAAATGAGAAAGAAAAAGATATCTCCCTTGTGCAGTTAAGGCAGATGGTAGCTTACTGCGAAGGAAATAAGTGCCGGCGACAGACTCTTATGGAATATTTCGGTGAAGAGTTTCCAGCGGCATGCGGTAACTGTGATACCTGCCTCAGGCCTAAAGACACTTTTGACGGGACGGAAGCTGCCAGAAAACTTATTGCCTGTATTCAGGAACTGAACCAGCGTTTTGGAACAAATTATGTTATTGATGTGCTCACAGGCTCTAAGAATAAAAAGATCAAGCAAAACCGCCATGAAAAGCTGAAAGCCCACGGCAGCGGCAAGGAATTTACAAAGGATCAATGGAAGTCGCTTGCTTCTGAACTGTTGAACACCGGGTTTCTTGAGGTAAGTGGAGCGAGGTACCCTCTCCTGAAACTGAACGCCAGGAGCAGGAAAATTTTGAGGGGATCGGAGAGTGTTGAGCTTGTCTGTCCTGAAGGTTTTATGGCCGGGGCTGAAGGGAGTTCTGTTCCGCCAGCGCATGCAGGCAAAATCAAAGGAAAAGATGAAGATGATATCCAATTTCCTATGCCTCTTCCTCCTAAAATATATTCAACTGCTTCTGAGGTCCTTAAAAAAGCAACTTCAGGAAAACTTTCAAAATCGGGGACAGAGCATGATCCCATTCTTTTTGAGAGGCTAAAAGCCCTCCGAAAACAGATTGCTTTAAAGAAAAATCTTCCTCCATACATCATTTTTTCCGATACCAGCCTGAAGGAGATGGCTACAAAGCTCCCTCAAAGCCCTGAAGAGTTTCATTCTATCACAGGGGTAGGAGACCATAAACTTCGGAAATACGGAGACGATTTCCTTAAGGAGATAAGGGATTACTGCAACGACTATGGTTTGAATCCTGCAGAGAAAGCTGAAACTTCCGAAGATCGCGAGATTGAACCGGAAAAAAAGAGGAAAGCTCCAAAGAGTCCCGTCCGCAAAAGCGCATTTTCAGAACTCGAAATTGAAACCGAAGTTATCGGGATTGAAACTCCCTCTCCGGAAGCTGGTAAAGAGAAAGCATTAGAAACCTCATCTCTCAAAGTACCAGAAACATCACCCGCCAAGGCGCCCCCAAAAATACCTACTGAAGTTCGCAGGTTGCCCACAAAGAGAGCAAGGTATCTGGATATGAGTATCCAGGATTGGCCCGAAGCAGATTCTTCTGGCAGCCTTAATGAAATCGTCCCTGAAGGAAATTCTCCTGGAGTGGTTGACGGGGTACCCAAAAAGGATTTTCCTGACGATTTTTTCGAAAATGGTTCTCTTGAGATGGGTCCTGCTGAAGAAGACTCTTTCACAAAAGATTCTTGTAAACCTGACTACCCTGGGGTAGATTCTTTAGAAATGGATTCTTTAGAAATGGATTCATTTGAGGTGAACTCTCTTGAAATGGGTTCCTTTGAAATTGATTCTTCTGAAATGGGTTCCTCTGAAATTGATCTCTTTGAAAAGGCCTCTCTTGAAAAGACGTATTCGCTCTATTTACAGGGGCTCGATATTGGTGAAATTGCAGAAATCGAAAGTTTGAGTGTAAAAAATGTGTACAGGCAGTTTGAGAGGCTTATACTTGCCGGAAAGGTCAGGAAAATTGAAGGGCTTGTGCCTCCGGAAAGGCAGCAGCAAATAAAAACGGCACTGGAAGTACTGGAGGTTGAACTTGCCTCCCTGCTCAGGGCGAGGATGGGAGATAATTGTCCGGAGGAGGAACTGAAGCTTATAAAAGCTCTCCTCCTGTCAAAAATGCTTTCTTAA